The window GGACTATGAGACCCGGACGCATCACTCAGATATGGATACCTATGATCGTCTGCACGCGCTCGACCTCGAGCAGGCTGCAGTGGTCGAGGCGATCTTCCTCTACAACACCAGCGAACGCGAAGCCATGATGCCGCGCAAGCCATTCCCACATCCAGAGTTGGAAAAGCAAAAGACCGCGCCGATTCCGGACATCTATCCAAGCGCAGTGCCTCCTGCGAAGTAGGCAAGCGTTGTCGAACAAGCTGGAAGCAAACCCCCTCCGTAAGAGGGGGTTCTACTTTTACCGTTAGACTGCTTTACGACGAAAGCAATCCGGGCTGTGATCATTGACGATGCCAACCGCCTGCATCCACGCATACACAATAACCGGGCCAACAAACTTGAAGCCCCGCTTCTTCAGCGATACAGATATCTCTTCCGACAGTGGAGTCTTCGTCGGAACAGGGCCGCTATTTTGAATCGGCTTATTACCCGCCATGCCCCAGATGTACTTTGAGAAATCCTCGCCAGCATTCGCCATTGCCATATAGATCTTGGCACCGTTGATGGTCGCCTCAATCTTCGCGCGCGAACGAATGATGCCCTCATTCTGCAGCAGCCGCTCGATGTCCGCCTCACCCATGCGCGCTACCTTCTTCGGATCGAAGTTGTGGAACGCTTTACGAAACGCCTCCCGCTTACGCAGGACCGTGATCCACGAGAGACCAGCCTGGAAGCCGTCAAGCATCAGCGCCTCCCACAACACACGGCCGTCGCGCTCCGGAACTCCCCACTCCTCGTCGTGATAGGTACGCATCAATGGATCATTGTCGGCCCAGGAGCAGCGATGAATCACGTTCTTCGTTTTAGCCATATAATTGTGCGCTCCCGATTATGGTTCGTGAAACATCATCGCTTACGGCAGCAAGCTTCGACAAACCCAACAAGTCAGCCACGAAGTCAGATCCATGCGCTCAGTAAGCGCCCTGCACTTCCAAGAGTTTTGAGCGAATCACTTCGATTCGCGAAGTAGCGCGAGTTGATATCGGGCGTACCAAGATCTTCAAGATTGTAAAAGTTGGCGAGCTCGAACGCGATCTTAGGTGGAGTGAAGAAAAGCTGAAAGGGTTCCCCTGCTTGCTGAACTCGCGAGGCGAGAGAGTCATAAGCAAGCTGTTCGAAAAACGGCAGTGCGGAACGTGGTTGGCTGTAATCAAGTACCACTCCGGAACCTACAGGCTGAGACGCGATGAAGGCAACCGTCGCGCGAAACGCTTCGAGCGTCAGATAAGGTACAACGCCGAGCCACGCAAAGAACGTTGCAGCCTTAGGATCAAAGCCAGCCTCTAAAAGTTGTTCAGGAAGCGACTGGCACTCGAAATCAACTGGCGTGTAGATCAGATTGCCAGGCACAGGCATCGAGTTCGTCTGAATGAGATCGCGCTTCCACTGCTGCGTGGCGGGATGGTCAACCTCGAAGACGCGAAGCTGCGGGTAAGGATTGCGATGAGCAAACGTATCAAGGCCCGCTCCGAGCAAAACGTACTGGGTTACGCCTTCTGCGACCGCAGTAGCAAGCATGTCTTCGGCATAGCGGCTTCGCGCAACCAGAAAGGCCCGCAGCGCTATAGAAAAAGGGCGATCAGGCCGCGTCGGCGTGCGTCGAAGCTCATCCGCATATGTGTCGCCAAGAATCGGCACCGCGATTGGATCGTCCAGAACGAGCGGCGTCGCATCATAGAGCTGATGAGCAGCTCGTCGTAGTGCGACACGAAGCGCGGTGCGCGATGGAGTAGCTGCTTGCATCTACTCCAAGTTTAGCGGCATCTCGCACGCAACCAAGCGAAACACGTGGGGAGCGGCATGAGAGAAATCGGAGTTAAGCCGTCATCCAGCTCAGAGTCTGCGAAAGATATTGCTTCATCTCTTTCCGCGGCACAATAGCGTCAAGAAAGCCGTGCTCAAGAAGGAACTCCGAGCGCTGAAAGCCCTCAGGAAGCTTCTGCCGGATCGTCTGTTCAATGACGCGCGGCCCGGCGAAACCAATCAACGCGCCCGGCTCTGCAATATTCAGATCACCCAACATGGCGAAGCTCGCCGTAACACCACCGGTGGTGGGGTCGGTCATCACGGAGATGTACGGAATCTTGGCGTCATCCATGCGAGCAAGCCCGGCAGAGACCTTCGCCAACTGCATCAGCGATGCAATCCCCTCCATCATGCGCGCACCGCCCGACGCAGCGACAATAATCAGCGGATGGCGCGTCTCGAGCGACCGGTCAACAGCCCGCGCGATCGTCTCACCAACCACCGAGCCCATGCTGCCGCCGATAAATCCATACTCCATCACGCTGAGGACAACATTGTGTGGCCCGAGCATGCCAATGGCATTGATGATTGCGTCGTTGAGACCAGTCTTCTGCTGCGCCTCGGCCAGCCGTCGTTTGTAGGGTTTCAAATCAGTGAACTGCAATGGATCAGTGGACCGAAGTTCCAGATCCACCAGCTCATAGCCGGGTTCCAAAAGACTTTCGATACGGGTTCGGGCGTCGATGCGAAAGTGATGTCCGCAATGGGGGCAAACCTGCTGGTTACCCTCTAGCTCTGCTTTGAATAGGATCTTGCCGCAATCAGGACAACGAATCCACAAACCTTCGGTGCGGACCGTCTTCTCCGAATCATTGACGATCTCGTTGTCTTCGCGCTTAAACCAACTCATTGCTGTGCGTGTCCTCTCAATCAGTACCTGATCATTGTAACGATTGAGTTGAATGTACGCGTCGGGCCGACGCGCATTGTCGAACAGCGCTCAGTCTAAAGGGCCTCGACGAGACGAGGATAGAGACCGGCATGGTTGGTCTGATATAAGGCCAGAAGCCGCTGTCGCATCAGGTAGTACGAGGAAGCTGCTTCGTGCAGGTGGAAGGGTATGTGTACCTGCTTCATGCCGATGAAGGTCTCAAGCATGATCCGCGTCACCGCCCGCCGAAGTTGCAATCCATCGCGGCGCATACGTTCGGCGATGATGACGCCCTCTTCATAGTTCCAGCGCTCCACATACGATGCCAGCGCAATCAGGATGCGGCCATTTTCACGCATCTGCTGCAAACCTTCCAGGCCGCCCAGCAGATTCCACATCTCCTCGGGCTGAAGCTCAAGCTGGTCTTTTGCTGGTACCAGGTGATTCATAGCCACTGTCACGATACCGGCCGACTCGAGAGGATGCAACTTCCCCACAAGCTCCTCCCAGCTGCAGCGAGCCAGACGATTCGCAGAGATGTACGAGTGCAGGAGTGCGCAACCAAGCAGGGTGGTAACTAGCGCGAGCATTACTACAGTGGCCATATGGGTTACGTAGAATTGCGGCTTCGAGTTACTTTCTCTAGATCGTATTGCACCCGGCTGTGAAGAGCAACCAGATAATCCTTCATTTCCACAGATAAAGGTTCACGTACCTGTTCGGGACGCCAAAAGGTGACGGTCCAATATACAAGCGTAGCCAGGTAAAGAAACATTAAAAGATGATCGAGAATTAAAAAGTCCTGCGACCAGCCATAAATAATGTGAGCGATATCGCTGGCTACAGCTCCAAAAGCCCAAATGGTCAGGCCCTGTGCGAGTCCCATGACATGGTTGCGCCAAACCAACCCCAGCCGATTCGAGGCATACAACATCGCAAGGAAAAGCTCGCAGTCCAGGAGCGCGGTAAAGAGGTCGCCACGAATCTCCCAAATATCCAAAGTAGACGGCATCATTGGTTTTATTGCGAGACTAAACGCGAGGGCGATAGCGGCGCCAATGGCCCCCATCAGAATAAAGGAAGAGCGAGCATCGCGAACCCATGTGCCCGTTGGACGTAGAACCACGCGGGCTACTTCAAAGATGAGCGCTAACTGAAACAGGAAGTCGAGCGCAGATGTTGACCAGTAAGCGACAGAGTAGGCGTGTCTGCTGCCATAACGAGAGATGATGAAGAGGGTTATTGTGACGAGGACGTGAGTTGCGATAAAGCAGGTGAAGATTGGAAACTGCCGGCTCCGGTGGCGAACTAACAGCACGAGAAGGAGGGCGGCGTGACCAACGAAGCCCGCCGCCCATAGGATTTTGTCCAGTGCCGTTAAATTCATTCCTGCCTCGCAGGAGGATTATCAACGATTCTACAGGCCAACGATAGAGAGAACGATGCTGGCATAGTCGCCAAGCGAGATGCCAATGGTCAGCTGCGGATGAGGATCTGTACCGGTTCTATTCGCAAACATAGGGGAGGTGGAGAGGAGGAGGGCTGTGGTGAGCGCAAGATTACGGATCGACTTATTCATGGGATGAGGCTCCTTAGGGCGCAAAGATGCGCAGTCACAGGTTAGGCCTAGAACGCCCCGTTCCCTAGTAAAATCAGTACTTGAACTACACTTTTGACGATCCATTGTGGGATGGACGGCGCGATCTTTTCCGGATACCACGGTAGGTCAGTCTTTAGGCCAAAGGTCAAACGGTGGTGTAAATCAATGTTCCGCCGAAGCTTCGTCACGTGCGCCATGTATCGTTTGACAAGCGTGCCGTGGAGGGCTGATTGCCGTACATCTACATTGACAAGGTGTTTCATGAACTAAGGTCGGAACTGCTGTCCGCCATGCACGCTGCCCTGGAGGCTCAAGGACGCAGAGGGCAGGTCGATGTGGACAGGCTCTACCGAGCGTTCACGCGGGCCGCTGCAGGAAAGTGTTCCACTCCTCAGCGAGTGTCGGAAAAATGTGTTACCGAAACCGTCTCGACAAAGCCGCGTAAGGCCAAAGATGCCCGTATCGACGACTAGATTCCTATTCCAGAAACAATGTTTGTCCCCTATTCAGTGACCCGAATGGTAGGGATGGCCAGCCAGAATGGTCAGGGCGCGGTAAACCTGTTCGGCCAGGACAACACGAGCCAACTGATGCGGCAGGGTAATACGGCCCAACGACAGGACAAGATTGGCACGTTGACGCGCGGCGTTAGACCATCCATCTGCAGGACCAATCGCGAAGACGAGCCGTTGGGTGCCTTCGTCCCGCAGGCGTCCCACCAGGGCTGAGATCTCCTCCGAAGAGTGCTGCTGGCCACGGCTATCGAGCAGAATCGCATACGCTGGCGATCTACCCGCCAGCCGGTCCAGCCATTCAAGCAGCGCCACCTCCGATCCAAAGACCTGTGACTCGCACGGCATATAGCGCCCCGTCCGTTCGACATACTCGGCCAGCAGCCGTTCGGCAGCCTCATCCTTCGATCGTCGCGTCGCGATAGCGGTAAGCGTCAACTTCATATTTCCAGTGTGCACTTCGCCACTTCTAAATAGGAAATTTGACAAGAAAATGACATCGCTACAGTTCCTCACAGCGCGCCTACAAGTTTACGTATGACTGGAGTTATCGCTTCTTCGCACGGTTGCAAATCAGGAATACGTCGCCCTCATTTTTGTTTACTTTCGTCACAAATATCCAGCCCTTCGTCACAAAAAATGGCTATGTCTGCTTGGAAGGAAATGGCTATTGTTTTAGACCAGATTGAAGTTCATGGTAAAGGGGTAAGTGGTTATCGTAAGGATGGGCGATGAGATCGAAATCGTAGGTCCTCTCAAAGGGACAGCCATCGAGGCCTGTCCGACATCGAGCCAAAGAGATCGGGTGTGAGTTTACGATTTTTTTTGGCACGCCAATTGCTTTCTTCCAGCACGGGCGGCACCCAGCCACCCACCCCAGGAGCGACTCATGCGTCTAAAACTAGTTGTTAGTGTGGTTTTGGCATTTGGTACCTTGGTTGGCGCGGGCGTCGCGCAGACCGGCAACATCACTGGCCAGGTCCTTGATCCCACCGGTGCGGCCGTGGTCGATGCAAAGGTGACTGCAACCTCATCTTCCACCGGCATCACTCGAACCGTCTCATCCACTTCTGCTGGTATCTACAACCTCGCCGCTTTGCCGCCGGCTGTATATGACGTCACCGCGTCTGCCAGCGGCTTCCAGACTGAGACTCGAAGGAATGTCATTCTGAACGTCGCAGCCGTCCTCCCGGTTAACTTCAAGTTGTCGGTTCTCGGTGCGGCAACCTCCGTCGATGTACAGGACAACACTTCCGGCACGATCGAAACCGACAGCTTCCAACTCTCGACCGTCATCGACTCCAAACAGATCAACGCCCTCCCTCTGATCCTGCGCGATCCCTATCAGTTGGTGCTTCTCTCACCAGGCGTCGTCACTGCGATGAACAACGATGGCGGCGTCTCCGTCAACGGCCAGCGTGATCGAAACAACAACTTCATGCTCGACGGCGCAGACAACAATGACACGTCGGTCCCAGGCGCTCTCGGCGGCATCTCAACAGCAAATCCGGATTCGGCGCAGGAGTTTCGCGTCATCACCAACAACTTCGACGCCGAGTACGGTCGCAACACCGGCGCTATCGTCGACGTCGTTACCCGCAGCGGCACGAACCAGTTCCATGGCGATGCCTATGAGTTCGGTCGCTACAATGCACTCGGCGCACGCGACTTCTTCAACACCAAAGCGAACGGGCCGCAAGACCCCTACGTTCGCAATGACTTCGGCGCCTCCGTCGGCGGCCCAATCTGGAAGGATCGCACTTTCTTCTTCCTCAACGGCGAAGTCCAGCGCTTCCGCACCACACGCACAGAGTCCACGACCACGCCGAATGCCGCATTTAGAACCGGCGTATTCACTTACATTGATCCCACGGACGGCAGCCAGACGCCCGTAAACCTCACGAACCCGGCCGCCAATCCCAACAACCTCTCCGGTCTCCCGGTGAATCCCACTATCGCTCAGATCTTCGGCGTAACACCAGTCGGCCAGGCAGATAACGGCGACGGCGTCAGCACAACATACTTTTTCGGCTCGCCCGACGCTCTCAACTCCTACACGCTCACCGGCCGCTTCGATCAGAAGCTCACCGACAAGCATCAGCTCACCGTCCGCTACATCTACGGCCACTCCAACGAGAGCGACCCCTTCCACGATGAGAGCATTCCTGGCTATGGCAACACCGCCGTCATCGGGACGAACCATAACGGTGTTATCTCTATAGCCTCTGCTCTCACAGCTAACACCACCAACCTCTTCCGCGCTGGCTACAACCAGAACAACGCAGGCTTCTTCTGCAACCACGCCCCCTTCGACGCCCTCCTCGGCGTCGACGGCTTCGGCAACGGTCGAGACGTCGCCGTTCCATACTTCTACAACGGCAACTCCTTCGGCTGCTTCGACCTCGGCGACAGCAACGGCCAGGCTCGCCTCAGCTCAACTCTGCTCTTCGCCGACACCTACTCCGTCACCAAAGGCGCACACACCATCAAAGTCGGTGGCGAGTTCCGCAGCGTCAAAGATGGCAACTACGACAACTTCGCTTCACGCGATCTTATTTCGCTCAACAACTTCACCAACTACGGCGCTTCAGCCTACACCTTTGCCGGCGACCCCAACTCACCAAGCCTTCTCTCCTTTGAGGACCTCATCTGGGGCGCGCAAGGCTCCGTTGCAAACGCAACGGAAAACCAGTTCTTCACCGCCGGTGGCGTTCGTAGACCAAGCGACCTTACCCATTTCGTCCAGCACGAGTGGGCCATTTTCGGCCAGGACACATGGAAGGTTGGTCCTCGCTTCACCGCAGTCCTCGGCCTGCGATACGCGTTCAACGGCGTGCCTTATGAAGCGGCCGGAAACTTCGCTAACTTCTACGGCGATGCCTCTGCTCCGCTTCCCGCAGCCGGTTTCTTCTCATTCACAACAGTCGGCCCAGGAACTGGACGTCAGCTTTACGCAAACAGCTGGAAGCTCTTTGAACCTCGCGTTGGCTTCTCTTACGACGTGAATGGCGATGGTAAAACCGCCATTCGCGGTGGCTTCGGCATCTTCCACGACCGCGTCTTCGACAACATCTTCGGAAACGCCAAGTCCAATCCGCCCTTCCAGGCAACCTTCAACGACTTCCCCTTCGATCCCACCAATCCCACGGGCAGCCCTACCCTCACCAACTATCCTGACCCGGGAAATCTAACCCCCTCGGCCAACATCACCAACGGCGACTACAACGAGCCTGTCGTGATCGACCCCAACCTTAAGATGCCCACCAACTATAGCTACAACATCGGCATCCAGCGCCAGCTCAGCCCCAGGGCGACCCTCGAAGTCAACTACGTTGGCAACCACGGTCTCCATGGGCTTCGTGAGATTGACGGTGCCCCGCCGCAACAGAACCTCGTCCAGGCCGACATCGCAGCTGGCGTCTTGCCCTCTGCGCTCACGCTCAACGCTCTCTACCTCGGCGGCACCGACGCCAACGGCACCAACTTTGATCCTGCCGTCAACAACACAGCCTTCTTCCACGAGCTCTTCCAAACCTCGATCGTCAGCAGCAACTACAACGCATTGCAGGTTCGGGTGCAGGGTCAGTTCGGCGGCCTCAATCTCCTCGGCAGCTATACCTACTCCCACTCGCTCGACAACGGCTCCGACCCACTCGTTCCCGGCGCAGGCGGCTCCGGCCTTCCTCGCAACAGCGCCGATCTCGGGCCGGAGTACGGCAACTCCGACTTCGATGTTCGTAACCGGGGTACAGTAGCGGCGACCTACAACCTGCCAATCGGAACTGGTGCTGCGCACCTCAATCACGGCTTCGCCGGTGCAATCTTCAGCGGAATCCAACTCTCTGGAATCCAACAGGTCCAGACCGGCCTGCCCTTCGATCTCAGAGGGACAGCCGATAACCTCCACACCGGTGTCACCAATCGTCCTCAGCTCATCGGTGCTCCTTATCCGTCGGGACGTGGCACCATCGTCGCAGCTGGCAAAATCGTTGGACCCAACCCGCTTGCCTTTGCCAACGCACCCTACGGAGAAAGTGTCTCCATTCACCGCAATGCGTTCTATGGAAGTGGCTTCGTGAACACAGACGTAGTCTTTCAGAAGAC is drawn from Edaphobacter lichenicola and contains these coding sequences:
- a CDS encoding DNA-3-methyladenine glycosylase I, giving the protein MAKTKNVIHRCSWADNDPLMRTYHDEEWGVPERDGRVLWEALMLDGFQAGLSWITVLRKREAFRKAFHNFDPKKVARMGEADIERLLQNEGIIRSRAKIEATINGAKIYMAMANAGEDFSKYIWGMAGNKPIQNSGPVPTKTPLSEEISVSLKKRGFKFVGPVIVYAWMQAVGIVNDHSPDCFRRKAV
- a CDS encoding class I SAM-dependent methyltransferase, whose product is MQAATPSRTALRVALRRAAHQLYDATPLVLDDPIAVPILGDTYADELRRTPTRPDRPFSIALRAFLVARSRYAEDMLATAVAEGVTQYVLLGAGLDTFAHRNPYPQLRVFEVDHPATQQWKRDLIQTNSMPVPGNLIYTPVDFECQSLPEQLLEAGFDPKAATFFAWLGVVPYLTLEAFRATVAFIASQPVGSGVVLDYSQPRSALPFFEQLAYDSLASRVQQAGEPFQLFFTPPKIAFELANFYNLEDLGTPDINSRYFANRSDSLKTLGSAGRLLSAWI
- the accD gene encoding acetyl-CoA carboxylase, carboxyltransferase subunit beta, with protein sequence MSWFKREDNEIVNDSEKTVRTEGLWIRCPDCGKILFKAELEGNQQVCPHCGHHFRIDARTRIESLLEPGYELVDLELRSTDPLQFTDLKPYKRRLAEAQQKTGLNDAIINAIGMLGPHNVVLSVMEYGFIGGSMGSVVGETIARAVDRSLETRHPLIIVAASGGARMMEGIASLMQLAKVSAGLARMDDAKIPYISVMTDPTTGGVTASFAMLGDLNIAEPGALIGFAGPRVIEQTIRQKLPEGFQRSEFLLEHGFLDAIVPRKEMKQYLSQTLSWMTA
- a CDS encoding 23S rRNA (pseudouridine(1915)-N(3))-methyltransferase RlmH, which produces MKLTLTAIATRRSKDEAAERLLAEYVERTGRYMPCESQVFGSEVALLEWLDRLAGRSPAYAILLDSRGQQHSSEEISALVGRLRDEGTQRLVFAIGPADGWSNAARQRANLVLSLGRITLPHQLARVVLAEQVYRALTILAGHPYHSGH
- a CDS encoding TonB-dependent receptor, whose amino-acid sequence is MRLKLVVSVVLAFGTLVGAGVAQTGNITGQVLDPTGAAVVDAKVTATSSSTGITRTVSSTSAGIYNLAALPPAVYDVTASASGFQTETRRNVILNVAAVLPVNFKLSVLGAATSVDVQDNTSGTIETDSFQLSTVIDSKQINALPLILRDPYQLVLLSPGVVTAMNNDGGVSVNGQRDRNNNFMLDGADNNDTSVPGALGGISTANPDSAQEFRVITNNFDAEYGRNTGAIVDVVTRSGTNQFHGDAYEFGRYNALGARDFFNTKANGPQDPYVRNDFGASVGGPIWKDRTFFFLNGEVQRFRTTRTESTTTPNAAFRTGVFTYIDPTDGSQTPVNLTNPAANPNNLSGLPVNPTIAQIFGVTPVGQADNGDGVSTTYFFGSPDALNSYTLTGRFDQKLTDKHQLTVRYIYGHSNESDPFHDESIPGYGNTAVIGTNHNGVISIASALTANTTNLFRAGYNQNNAGFFCNHAPFDALLGVDGFGNGRDVAVPYFYNGNSFGCFDLGDSNGQARLSSTLLFADTYSVTKGAHTIKVGGEFRSVKDGNYDNFASRDLISLNNFTNYGASAYTFAGDPNSPSLLSFEDLIWGAQGSVANATENQFFTAGGVRRPSDLTHFVQHEWAIFGQDTWKVGPRFTAVLGLRYAFNGVPYEAAGNFANFYGDASAPLPAAGFFSFTTVGPGTGRQLYANSWKLFEPRVGFSYDVNGDGKTAIRGGFGIFHDRVFDNIFGNAKSNPPFQATFNDFPFDPTNPTGSPTLTNYPDPGNLTPSANITNGDYNEPVVIDPNLKMPTNYSYNIGIQRQLSPRATLEVNYVGNHGLHGLREIDGAPPQQNLVQADIAAGVLPSALTLNALYLGGTDANGTNFDPAVNNTAFFHELFQTSIVSSNYNALQVRVQGQFGGLNLLGSYTYSHSLDNGSDPLVPGAGGSGLPRNSADLGPEYGNSDFDVRNRGTVAATYNLPIGTGAAHLNHGFAGAIFSGIQLSGIQQVQTGLPFDLRGTADNLHTGVTNRPQLIGAPYPSGRGTIVAAGKIVGPNPLAFANAPYGESVSIHRNAFYGSGFVNTDVVFQKTQTIYEQVKLVFRAESYNVFNHPNMVTPGSSGLSSGTTSISSPLFGISTAEVGQNDGTTGARQIQGALKVIF